The proteins below are encoded in one region of Sulfolobus islandicus Y.N.15.51:
- a CDS encoding carbohydrate kinase family protein, with translation MKRNKILIVGGFTIDEIQGKIRPGGPLIYSSLGVMRGGGIPKLYGVIGEDFNFEIDFISDLEKQLIYDKYTIRFKIDLTNSGRRLILLKKPKSKIRVIDDNTVDGILVNPVCKEIDNINIQSSAPIAVDIQGFIRNCVESEEIKYERGLSFPFNSNYMVLHGNMEEFESSKLELSDLFKSGFKEIIISDGHNGFNVYTYTLAKYTYRPSRTGRNEVGTGDFLLGAYFALRLSGLEIIEAATIAGKLTEEFSNSEFLI, from the coding sequence TTGAAGAGGAATAAGATATTAATAGTAGGAGGATTTACAATAGACGAGATACAAGGGAAGATAAGACCGGGTGGACCTTTAATATATTCATCACTTGGCGTAATGAGAGGTGGTGGTATACCAAAACTGTATGGAGTAATAGGAGAGGATTTTAATTTTGAGATAGATTTTATATCTGATTTAGAGAAGCAACTGATATATGACAAATATACAATTAGGTTTAAAATTGATTTAACGAATAGTGGGAGAAGATTAATCTTACTTAAAAAGCCTAAAAGTAAGATAAGAGTGATCGATGATAACACAGTTGATGGAATTCTGGTAAATCCAGTGTGTAAGGAAATTGACAATATTAATATTCAAAGCTCTGCTCCCATAGCAGTAGATATTCAAGGTTTTATTAGGAATTGTGTAGAGTCAGAAGAAATTAAATATGAAAGGGGTTTAAGTTTTCCATTTAATAGTAATTACATGGTACTACATGGCAATATGGAGGAATTTGAATCTTCTAAACTAGAATTAAGCGATCTATTTAAATCAGGTTTTAAGGAAATCATAATTTCAGATGGACATAATGGGTTCAACGTTTATACGTATACGCTAGCAAAATATACTTACAGACCTAGTAGAACAGGCAGAAACGAAGTAGGAACGGGTGACTTCTTGTTAGGAGCATATTTTGCGTTAAGGTTAAGT